The DNA region GAGCATCATTGGTGTTTTTTACAAGCTCTTCTGGTGTTCCAGAAGTAATAATTTTACCTCTATCAATAATAGAGACCTCAGTACAAAATGTTTCCGCTTCGTTTAAATGGTGTGAGGTATACACAATTGTTGTTCCATTGGCATTCAACATTTTTAAATGCTCAATAATTACATTTTTAGACTGTACATCCACGCCAACAGTAGGTTCGTCTAAAAATAAAATTTCAGGCTTATGCAAAATACCTGCAATCAAATTTACCCTTCGTTTCATTCCTCCCGAAAAGGTTTTAATTTTTTTGTTGTGGAATTTTGCAAGCCCTAAATGCTCGAGACTCTCCATTACTTTCGACTTTAAAGTCTGCCCTGTCAATCCATACATTGCTCCAAAATACATTAAGTTTTCATAAGCCGTTAAGGTAGGATACAATGCATATTCTTGTGGCACCACACCAATCAACTGCTTTATTTTTTGAGTATTTTCGCGTAGCGATAATCCGTTAATGGCAATACCGCCAGAGGTAGGTTTTAGCAATCCGCAGAGCATGGAAATCAATGTGGTTTTTCCAGCACCGTTTGGGCCAAGAAGACCGTAGATTTCGCCCTTCTCAATTTTTAAACTTAATTCTTTAATGGAGAAATCATCAGCTCCTTTATATTTTTTGGAAAGGGTTTCTATATGAATTGCCGATGGGTTCATTTTATATCGCCTTCTTTAATTTTTTAAAGAATACCTCTTCCCTATTAGATATATCAACCAACTGATCCGCTACTTTGTTGTAGGCATCCAATTCCGAGCTTCTATTTTTATAAATTCGCGAAGCGTTAACGGCAAAATCACGCCAAGAATCACCAATATCAGTAATTTCTAAAGACAATTCTTTTAGTTTTGGATTATTTAAAATTACAGCAGCTTCTTGCAAAAATGCTCCATAAATAAAACGAAATCCACCACCGCCTGTACCAATTTCCTCTTGCATTCGTACCAATTGTCCCAAATAGTGATTGGCTACTTTAATACCTTTCTTTTTTGGCCATTTTCGAATCAGCTTTGCAATGGTTCGCATACCTCTTACACCCACATAAGGCACAGGTGCCAACATATCTCTACAGACCGTTTTAATTCCTTTTTTTATAGCACTTTCTAACTTCAGTTCTTCAGGAAATTCAACAGGATAATACATATGCCCTTTTGGAG from Aureibaculum sp. 2308TA14-22 includes:
- a CDS encoding ABC transporter ATP-binding protein translates to MNPSAIHIETLSKKYKGADDFSIKELSLKIEKGEIYGLLGPNGAGKTTLISMLCGLLKPTSGGIAINGLSLRENTQKIKQLIGVVPQEYALYPTLTAYENLMYFGAMYGLTGQTLKSKVMESLEHLGLAKFHNKKIKTFSGGMKRRVNLIAGILHKPEILFLDEPTVGVDVQSKNVIIEHLKMLNANGTTIVYTSHHLNEAETFCTEVSIIDRGKIITSGTPEELVKNTNDAHNLEDVFIQLTGEALRDYA
- a CDS encoding BtrH N-terminal domain-containing protein, with translation MKIDFTHHQSAHCENGVVSNLLKHKGHQISEPMVFGIGSGLFFVYIPFLKVNHAPVVSFRPMPGIIFKRFAKRVGIKIKRFKFRNENNAEKALEAELQRKNPVGLQVGVYHLTYFPDEYRFHFNAHNLVVYGKEEDTYLISDPVMETTTILTKKELNRVRFAKGAMAPKGHMYYPVEFPEELKLESAIKKGIKTVCRDMLAPVPYVGVRGMRTIAKLIRKWPKKKGIKVANHYLGQLVRMQEEIGTGGGGFRFIYGAFLQEAAVILNNPKLKELSLEITDIGDSWRDFAVNASRIYKNRSSELDAYNKVADQLVDISNREEVFFKKLKKAI